In the Lascolabacillus massiliensis genome, one interval contains:
- the cdaA gene encoding diadenylate cyclase CdaA: MLAHFGIKDFIDVVLVALLLFYLFRLVKISGLRPLFIGILVFMVIWILVSRVFNMVLLGSILDQFVSVGLFLLVILFQDEIRRFLMSLGSKKRWNYITKLIFPSERDKKDQSHLTAIVLACMNLSKTNTGALIAVQGDIQMGLYEQTGEIVNADISSRLIENIFFKNSPLHDGAMIIVGKKIKAAGCILPISQNPNIPNHLGLRHRAGLGISQETDAKVIIVSEERGRISFASQGRLKLNITPEDLQRLLIAED; the protein is encoded by the coding sequence ATGTTAGCTCATTTTGGTATAAAGGATTTTATTGATGTTGTTCTGGTTGCTTTACTACTGTTTTATCTATTCAGATTAGTAAAAATTTCAGGACTCAGACCGCTGTTTATCGGTATTCTGGTATTCATGGTAATATGGATCTTGGTTTCACGTGTATTTAATATGGTGTTACTGGGGTCGATACTTGATCAATTTGTAAGTGTTGGCTTATTTCTGTTAGTAATTCTTTTTCAGGATGAAATAAGAAGGTTTTTAATGTCGTTAGGCTCAAAGAAGAGATGGAATTATATTACAAAATTGATCTTTCCAAGTGAAAGAGATAAAAAGGATCAGTCGCACCTAACAGCAATTGTACTTGCTTGTATGAATCTATCGAAAACAAATACAGGAGCACTAATTGCTGTACAGGGTGATATTCAAATGGGTCTATATGAACAAACGGGTGAAATAGTAAACGCTGATATTTCCTCAAGATTAATTGAGAATATATTCTTTAAGAACAGTCCTTTGCACGATGGTGCTATGATAATTGTAGGAAAGAAAATTAAAGCAGCTGGTTGTATTTTGCCAATATCTCAAAACCCAAATATTCCTAATCACCTGGGATTAAGACATAGGGCCGGACTGGGTATATCTCAGGAAACTGATGCGAAAGTGATAATTGTATCAGAAGAGAGAGGTAGAATATCGTTTGCCTCTCAGGGACGTTTGAAACTGAATATTACTCCTGAAGATTTACAACGGCTTTTAATTGCGGAGGATTAA
- the folP gene encoding dihydropteroate synthase, translating to MNKSININGSLIDLSSPLVMGILNVTPDSFFKNSRKQSEKDIINRCRQIMDEGGSIIDLGAQSTTPTSKLLTAAEEAERLIPALKIIRREFPKVIVSVDTFYADVAKQAVEEFGANIVNDVSGGQIDDQMFPVIASLNVPYILMHMRGVPQTMQSMTDYDDFIQDILYYFSERKAKLNLLGVNDVIIDPGFGFSKTLSQNYELMAYLKYFHIFEEPILVGISRKSMIYKLLESTPEDSLNGTTVLNSVALLSGADILRVHDVKEAVECVKIIGKLAEYDK from the coding sequence ATGAATAAATCAATAAATATAAATGGCTCTCTGATTGATCTTTCATCACCTCTTGTGATGGGTATTCTTAATGTTACACCTGATTCATTCTTTAAAAACAGCAGGAAGCAGTCTGAAAAGGATATCATAAACAGGTGTAGGCAAATTATGGATGAAGGGGGATCGATTATTGATTTAGGAGCTCAATCCACTACTCCGACATCAAAACTGTTAACAGCGGCTGAAGAGGCCGAAAGATTGATACCTGCACTAAAAATTATTAGGAGAGAGTTCCCAAAGGTAATTGTTTCAGTAGATACTTTCTATGCTGATGTTGCAAAACAGGCTGTGGAAGAGTTTGGCGCGAATATAGTAAATGATGTGTCAGGTGGACAGATTGATGATCAGATGTTCCCGGTTATTGCATCATTAAATGTTCCATATATATTAATGCATATGAGGGGTGTTCCTCAAACTATGCAGAGTATGACGGATTATGATGACTTTATTCAGGATATATTATACTATTTTTCTGAAAGGAAGGCGAAACTCAACTTATTAGGTGTAAATGATGTGATAATTGATCCTGGTTTTGGATTTAGCAAGACTCTTTCTCAAAACTACGAATTAATGGCATATCTTAAATATTTTCATATCTTTGAGGAGCCTATACTTGTTGGTATATCTCGTAAATCTATGATTTATAAACTGCTGGAATCAACACCCGAAGATAGTCTTAATGGCACCACAGTGCTAAATAGTGTAGCTTTGCTGTCTGGAGCAGATATTCTTCGTGTACACGATGTTAAAGAGGCTGTGGAGTGTGTAAAGATAATTGGTAAGTTGGCTGAGTACGATAAATAA
- the nadB gene encoding L-aspartate oxidase codes for MVYRYDFLVIGSGIAGMSYALKVANYGKVAIIAKNQLEEANTYYAQGGIASVTNPWDNFEKHIADTLDAGGGLCDQLVVEKVVREAPAQIRELINWGVNFDKDDKGNFDLHKEGGHSEFRILHHKDNTGAEIQVSLIDAIRRHPNIDVFDNHFAIEVLTQHHLGQVVTRHTPGIECYGAYILNQETNEIDTFLSKVTMMATGGIGSVYQTTTNPDVATGDGIAMVARAKGEVKGMEFVQFHPTALYHPGARPSFLITEAMRGYGGVLKTLKGKEFMHKYDERGSLAPRDIVARAIDTEMKERGYDHVFLDVTFKDPEETKKHFPTIYQKCLSYGIDITKDMIPVAPAAHYLCGGISVNLDGETSIGRLYANGECACTGLHGANRLASNSLIEAVVYADAAAKHSVPLIKNYTFQEDIPPWNAEGTTSPEEMVLITQSYKEVGQIMSSYVGIVRSDIRLNRAMDRLNILFRETENLFQRSIVSRDICELRNIIKVGYLVIKQAMARKESRGLHFTVDYPDRDPNSVL; via the coding sequence ATGGTATACAGATATGACTTTCTAGTAATTGGCTCAGGTATAGCAGGTATGAGCTATGCTTTGAAAGTGGCAAATTATGGTAAAGTAGCTATTATTGCAAAAAACCAGCTTGAGGAAGCAAATACTTATTATGCACAGGGGGGTATAGCATCAGTTACAAATCCATGGGATAATTTTGAGAAGCATATTGCTGACACTTTGGATGCCGGGGGCGGGCTTTGTGATCAGTTGGTTGTTGAAAAAGTTGTCAGAGAGGCACCTGCTCAGATCAGAGAGCTTATTAACTGGGGCGTGAATTTTGATAAGGATGATAAAGGTAACTTCGATCTTCATAAGGAGGGTGGACATTCCGAATTCCGTATTCTTCATCATAAAGATAATACAGGTGCTGAGATTCAGGTCAGCTTGATAGATGCGATAAGGAGACATCCGAATATAGATGTATTTGACAACCATTTTGCAATTGAAGTACTCACACAACATCACTTGGGTCAGGTAGTTACTCGACATACACCCGGAATTGAGTGTTATGGTGCATATATCCTGAACCAGGAGACAAATGAGATTGATACTTTTTTATCAAAGGTTACAATGATGGCTACAGGGGGCATAGGATCAGTATATCAGACTACTACCAATCCTGATGTGGCAACAGGAGATGGCATTGCCATGGTTGCACGTGCTAAAGGAGAAGTGAAAGGGATGGAGTTTGTACAATTTCATCCAACTGCACTTTATCACCCAGGAGCCAGACCCTCATTTCTTATTACTGAAGCGATGAGGGGTTATGGAGGAGTGCTCAAGACCTTGAAAGGAAAGGAGTTTATGCATAAATATGATGAGCGGGGGTCACTTGCTCCACGTGATATAGTTGCTCGTGCCATTGATACAGAAATGAAGGAGCGAGGTTATGATCATGTGTTTCTGGATGTTACTTTTAAAGATCCGGAGGAGACAAAAAAACACTTTCCTACTATTTATCAGAAGTGTCTCTCATATGGAATTGATATAACAAAAGATATGATCCCTGTTGCTCCTGCTGCTCATTATCTATGTGGGGGAATCAGTGTAAATCTTGATGGAGAGACAAGTATTGGTCGTTTGTATGCCAACGGTGAGTGTGCATGTACCGGATTGCATGGAGCAAATCGTCTTGCATCAAATTCTTTAATTGAGGCAGTTGTGTATGCCGACGCTGCAGCTAAACACTCCGTTCCGCTAATTAAAAATTATACCTTTCAGGAAGATATCCCACCATGGAATGCAGAAGGAACAACCTCTCCGGAAGAGATGGTTTTAATTACACAGAGCTACAAGGAGGTTGGGCAGATAATGTCATCTTATGTTGGTATTGTCAGATCAGATATCAGACTTAACAGAGCAATGGATAGGCTAAATATCCTGTTTAGGGAAACTGAAAATCTGTTTCAAAGGTCAATTGTTTCACGTGATATATGTGAATTGAGAAATATTATAAAAGTTGGATATCTTGTAATTAAACAGGCAATGGCTAGAAAAGAGAGTAGAGGATTGCATTTTACAGTTGACTATCCTGATCGTGATCCAAATTCAGTTTTATGA
- a CDS encoding carboxypeptidase-like regulatory domain-containing protein, translated as MKNLITFFLILSLFPFTALNSANIVQQQDATYVLRGRVLGGDTNQPLVNASVSVQSVNVSTVTNQDGYFSIRVPAESRNSTLIIRHLGYSNMEIPVVTLIDSPNNHITLVPSPIQLSELQVISGDGTHLLQDALRRIPENYAAEPNMMVAFYRESVKKGSKHISLVEAVLDVYKASYRSYSNDQARIYIGRKATDISPRDTVLMKFQGGISDALLLDIAKNPEIVFGTDGSDYSYHIEGLININNKPHYKIYFQPINKIDEILFRGTIYLDYESLAFARMEFNMNVEDRKDASNIFIRRKPSKMRVEVEKAQYTVDFIEDDGKWYFNYSSTEVEFRVRWTNRFFGLFATNYTIGSEIAVTDRYTDNVIKFPREERIRSTDVIAERVEYFLDPDFWGDYNVIEPDQEINDAIKRLSDKLRRRN; from the coding sequence ATGAAAAACTTAATCACTTTTTTTCTGATCCTTAGTCTGTTCCCTTTTACTGCCCTCAATTCGGCAAATATTGTGCAACAGCAAGATGCAACGTATGTACTTAGAGGAAGAGTTTTAGGAGGTGATACTAACCAACCATTAGTCAATGCAAGTGTTTCTGTTCAAAGTGTAAATGTATCTACTGTAACCAACCAAGATGGATATTTCTCCATAAGAGTTCCGGCAGAATCCAGAAATTCTACACTTATTATCCGTCATCTTGGATATTCAAACATGGAAATTCCGGTTGTCACTCTTATAGATAGTCCCAACAATCACATAACTTTAGTCCCATCTCCTATTCAGTTAAGTGAATTGCAGGTTATTTCCGGAGACGGTACTCATCTTCTACAGGATGCATTACGAAGAATTCCTGAAAACTATGCAGCCGAACCCAATATGATGGTTGCATTCTACCGCGAATCGGTAAAAAAAGGCTCCAAGCACATTTCACTTGTTGAAGCTGTTCTGGATGTTTATAAAGCCTCCTACAGATCTTATAGTAACGATCAGGCTCGTATATATATCGGCAGAAAGGCAACAGATATATCTCCTCGTGACACTGTTCTTATGAAATTTCAGGGAGGTATAAGTGACGCTCTTTTACTGGATATTGCGAAAAATCCGGAGATAGTATTTGGAACAGATGGTTCTGATTATTCCTACCATATTGAGGGGCTTATAAATATTAATAACAAGCCGCATTATAAAATTTATTTCCAGCCGATTAACAAAATTGATGAGATACTGTTCAGAGGAACAATTTACCTTGATTACGAATCACTGGCTTTTGCCCGCATGGAATTCAACATGAATGTAGAAGACAGAAAGGATGCATCAAATATTTTCATCAGGCGTAAACCTTCTAAAATGCGGGTAGAGGTTGAAAAAGCACAGTATACGGTTGATTTTATAGAAGACGATGGAAAATGGTACTTTAATTATAGTAGTACAGAGGTAGAGTTCAGAGTAAGGTGGACCAACCGTTTCTTCGGACTATTTGCCACTAACTATACAATTGGTTCAGAAATCGCTGTAACTGACAGATACACTGACAATGTTATTAAATTTCCCAGAGAAGAACGAATTAGATCTACTGATGTAATCGCTGAAAGAGTAGAGTATTTCCTTGATCCGGATTTTTGGGGCGATTATAATGTTATAGAGCCTGATCAGGAAATAAATGATGCTATCAAGAGATTGAGTGATAAATTACGCCGCCGAAATTGA
- the rpsO gene encoding 30S ribosomal protein S15, producing MYLDSTKKQEIFAKYGKSNTDTGSPEAQIALFSYRISHLTQHLKSNKKDYNTERALRVLVGKRRRLLDYLIDKDIERYRAIIKELGIRK from the coding sequence ATGTATTTAGATTCTACTAAAAAACAGGAAATCTTTGCAAAGTACGGAAAGTCTAACACTGATACTGGCTCACCTGAAGCGCAGATAGCATTGTTTTCATACCGTATTTCGCATTTGACTCAGCATTTGAAGTCAAACAAAAAAGATTATAACACTGAAAGAGCATTGAGAGTATTAGTTGGTAAACGTCGCCGTTTACTCGATTACCTGATCGACAAGGATATCGAAAGATATCGTGCAATCATTAAAGAATTAGGTATTAGAAAATAA
- a CDS encoding glycoside hydrolase family 88 protein: MKNLLTLLHFTVLLVFIVSCSSNQHNDENDTSFIGENVSFSANQYSLMIDKIEDFANLVNPKSIIDGEMKYIPATEWTSGFFPGSLWYLYELTGDEKWKPLAIKYTEALDSIQYYTGNHDVGFMIYCSYGNGLRLTGNEAYKNVIINAAKSLSTRYKPAAGIIQSWNANKSNDWLCPVIIDNMMNLELLFEATKLSGDSTFHNIAINHANTTIKNHYRPDYSTWHVIDYDTNDGSVRHRNTHQGFSDESTWSRGQIWGVYGFVICYRETGNPVYLEQAIKSAEYVLNHPNYPEDGVPYWDISADDITDTYRDASAGAILASALYELSTFSNDRDYKSIADNIITTLSGPEYRAELGENGDFILMHSVGSLPHNSEVDVPLNYADYYYLEALKRKKELENK, encoded by the coding sequence ATGAAAAATTTATTAACTCTGTTACACTTTACAGTCTTATTAGTTTTCATAGTATCATGCTCTTCAAACCAGCATAATGATGAGAACGATACCAGTTTTATTGGAGAAAATGTCTCATTTTCTGCAAATCAGTACTCTTTAATGATTGATAAGATTGAAGATTTTGCAAATTTAGTGAATCCTAAATCTATTATTGACGGTGAGATGAAGTATATACCTGCAACAGAATGGACATCAGGGTTTTTTCCAGGAAGTCTTTGGTATCTTTATGAGTTGACAGGTGATGAAAAATGGAAACCATTGGCAATTAAATATACCGAAGCCCTGGATTCTATTCAATATTATACAGGAAACCATGATGTGGGATTTATGATCTATTGCAGCTATGGCAATGGTCTTAGACTTACAGGTAACGAAGCCTACAAGAATGTAATAATTAATGCTGCGAAATCACTTTCTACCCGATACAAACCTGCTGCAGGTATAATACAATCCTGGAATGCAAATAAATCCAATGATTGGCTGTGTCCGGTAATAATAGATAATATGATGAACCTGGAACTGCTGTTTGAAGCTACAAAACTTTCAGGTGACTCAACATTTCATAATATTGCGATAAACCATGCAAACACTACTATTAAAAATCATTACAGACCTGATTACAGTACATGGCATGTAATCGATTACGACACAAATGATGGGAGCGTCAGGCACAGAAATACCCATCAAGGATTCTCTGACGAAAGCACATGGTCTCGTGGTCAGATCTGGGGTGTTTACGGATTTGTTATCTGTTATCGAGAAACTGGTAATCCTGTATATCTTGAGCAGGCTATCAAAAGTGCAGAATATGTTCTCAACCACCCTAACTATCCTGAAGACGGTGTTCCTTATTGGGATATAAGTGCCGATGATATCACTGACACCTATCGCGATGCATCAGCCGGAGCTATTTTAGCTTCAGCTTTATATGAATTGTCAACGTTCTCAAACGATAGAGATTATAAGTCAATTGCTGATAATATAATTACTACACTGTCAGGACCTGAATATCGTGCTGAACTAGGTGAAAATGGAGATTTTATTTTAATGCACTCCGTTGGAAGTCTTCCTCACAACTCCGAGGTTGATGTGCCTCTGAATTATGCAGATTATTATTATCTTGAGGCTTTGAAAAGAAAAAAAGAGCTCGAGAACAAATAA
- a CDS encoding GntP family permease, translated as MTTLTIVLIIVSAVFLLLFMVLKLKISAFISLLLIAIYVGILTGMPLSAITRSIQEGMGSTLGFVATVVGLGAIFGQMLESSGGAESMAHYLINKFGKDRAPWAMVITGFLVGIPVFFDVGFIIIVPIVYALARDTKKSLLYYAIPLLAGLAVTHSFIPPTPGPVAVADIINAQLGWVILLGFIIGLPTAIIAGPVFGKFISKKIHLEHNYVFEETQLEFDSKKYPSFSSIAIIISVPLILILLNTFTTVAVANEVISKSIWTDIIEFLGHPFSALIIATLIAIYFLCLKRGMDKQKILTLSTKALGPAGIIILITGAGGVLKQVLIDSGIGQMMAESMVNSPLPPILLAWMISAAVRVTQGSATVAMITAASLVAPLISEFALSDPQRALIVLSISSGATLLSHVNDSGFWLVGKYLGMNEKQTLQSWTVMESIIAFCGLGFTLLASLFFN; from the coding sequence ATGACAACTCTGACAATAGTGCTGATAATTGTTTCTGCAGTGTTTCTACTGCTATTCATGGTGCTGAAACTAAAGATAAGTGCCTTTATATCACTACTGCTCATTGCAATATATGTAGGTATCCTAACCGGTATGCCACTCAGTGCCATAACCAGATCAATTCAGGAAGGGATGGGCAGTACGTTGGGATTCGTAGCAACTGTTGTAGGACTTGGTGCAATCTTCGGCCAGATGCTTGAAAGTTCGGGAGGTGCGGAATCTATGGCACACTATCTCATAAATAAATTTGGGAAGGATCGCGCTCCATGGGCTATGGTCATTACAGGCTTTCTTGTAGGTATTCCTGTATTTTTTGATGTTGGATTTATTATTATTGTACCAATTGTATACGCTCTTGCACGCGACACAAAAAAATCATTGCTATATTATGCAATTCCACTTCTCGCCGGTTTAGCTGTAACACATAGCTTTATACCTCCAACACCGGGACCCGTAGCTGTCGCTGACATTATTAATGCCCAACTTGGCTGGGTAATTCTTTTGGGGTTTATTATAGGATTACCTACCGCAATTATTGCCGGTCCTGTATTTGGAAAGTTTATATCTAAAAAGATCCACCTGGAACATAATTACGTATTTGAGGAAACTCAACTGGAATTCGACTCTAAAAAATATCCCTCTTTCAGTTCAATTGCCATAATAATTTCAGTACCACTCATTCTAATTCTATTAAATACATTTACAACTGTAGCAGTTGCAAATGAGGTGATAAGTAAATCGATCTGGACAGACATTATTGAATTTTTAGGCCACCCTTTCTCTGCATTAATAATAGCTACATTAATAGCGATCTATTTTCTTTGTCTAAAAAGAGGTATGGATAAGCAGAAGATACTAACACTCAGCACCAAGGCATTGGGCCCCGCAGGAATTATTATCCTTATTACAGGAGCAGGCGGGGTACTTAAGCAGGTATTGATAGATAGCGGAATAGGACAAATGATGGCTGAATCGATGGTAAATTCACCATTACCTCCAATACTACTTGCATGGATGATTTCAGCTGCTGTAAGAGTAACTCAAGGTTCAGCTACTGTAGCAATGATTACTGCAGCAAGTCTTGTAGCACCTTTAATTTCTGAATTCGCCCTAAGCGATCCTCAAAGGGCATTAATAGTACTCTCAATTTCATCTGGAGCAACATTACTGTCACATGTAAATGACAGTGGCTTCTGGCTTGTAGGAAAATATCTGGGAATGAATGAAAAACAGACATTGCAGAGCTGGACAGTAATGGAATCAATAATAGCTTTTTGCGGACTTGGTTTTACTCTTTTAGCAAGCCTGTTTTTTAATTAA
- a CDS encoding MFS transporter encodes MNNNWKRTFTIIWSGQFFSILTSSLVNFAIIIWLSLQTGSAEILAFAAIAGMLPQTVIGPFTGALIDRWNRKRIMMLADTFIALCTLILALLFWFDKAELWHIFALLALRSVGSSFHMPAMQASVPLLAPSDQLTRIAGINQIIASVSQIAGPALGAMMITIWDIEYVLIFDVAGALIAVSSLFFVNIPNPEKTENSERHFLKEMKEGAMVVLRNKGLSLVFLYSIIILFFIIPISVLFPLMTLDYFNGTEFQAGVIEAVWSVGALAGGAIMGVKVYKVNRVGLINWTYILLGMAFMGSGILSPNGYIWFAILTCISGIAGAVYNSAFTGLVQNKIDPAALGRVFSTFYAVALIPSMIGLIGIGFIADTIGLNTSFIISGLVIILTGVIAFFTKPAMKLDKIDI; translated from the coding sequence ATGAATAACAACTGGAAGAGAACCTTTACAATTATCTGGAGTGGCCAGTTTTTTTCTATTTTAACCAGCAGTCTAGTTAATTTTGCAATTATCATTTGGCTAAGTCTGCAAACGGGATCAGCCGAAATATTAGCTTTTGCTGCAATTGCCGGTATGCTTCCTCAAACTGTAATCGGACCGTTTACGGGAGCGCTTATCGACCGATGGAACCGTAAGAGAATAATGATGCTGGCTGACACTTTCATTGCTCTTTGTACACTTATACTTGCACTCCTCTTCTGGTTCGACAAAGCAGAACTGTGGCACATATTTGCATTATTAGCACTCAGATCTGTGGGATCTTCATTTCATATGCCGGCAATGCAAGCCTCTGTACCGCTACTGGCTCCTTCCGACCAGTTAACCCGTATAGCTGGAATAAACCAGATAATAGCATCTGTGAGTCAGATAGCCGGTCCGGCATTAGGAGCAATGATGATTACAATATGGGATATAGAGTATGTACTTATTTTTGATGTTGCAGGAGCATTAATCGCTGTATCCTCTCTCTTTTTCGTAAATATTCCGAATCCTGAGAAAACAGAAAACAGCGAGCGTCACTTCTTAAAAGAGATGAAAGAAGGAGCAATGGTTGTATTAAGAAACAAAGGACTAAGTCTTGTCTTTCTTTACTCAATTATAATACTTTTCTTTATTATACCAATTAGTGTACTTTTCCCTCTCATGACATTAGATTATTTCAACGGAACAGAGTTTCAGGCTGGGGTTATAGAAGCAGTGTGGAGTGTTGGAGCACTTGCAGGTGGTGCAATTATGGGAGTTAAAGTTTATAAAGTAAATCGTGTTGGATTAATTAACTGGACCTACATCCTCTTAGGTATGGCTTTCATGGGGTCAGGAATCTTATCTCCAAACGGTTATATATGGTTTGCCATATTGACCTGCATAAGTGGAATAGCAGGAGCTGTTTACAATTCAGCATTTACCGGATTGGTACAAAATAAAATAGATCCAGCTGCACTTGGAAGAGTATTCTCTACATTTTATGCTGTAGCACTTATACCATCGATGATCGGTCTGATTGGGATTGGTTTCATTGCAGATACAATAGGCCTGAACACATCTTTTATTATTTCAGGATTGGTGATTATTTTAACCGGGGTTATTGCATTTTTCACTAAACCGGCAATGAAATTAGATAAAATAGATATCTAA
- a CDS encoding lipid-binding protein, whose protein sequence is MKKLAYIISAVCLLCMFTSCQEELDNWYSETFEYSGRFVFKLMSEDMSDTYIDYEGYEIQIYNTAENIQNNVWIDDHGLIFPLKSKFVFTGNASSFKSVTEDFAQLPENIHSTEDVPSVVPTAAGQTYTEEEQWYIKAAILEGKILPKAATTPGGNQADSIYMKIRLYSGAATFTSYEVPVALRADPEVPEYAWKFTSAVPNPEMEETYVIGGYRYTGMPEDM, encoded by the coding sequence ATGAAGAAATTAGCTTATATAATTAGTGCTGTATGTTTGCTCTGTATGTTTACATCCTGTCAGGAGGAGCTGGATAACTGGTACAGTGAGACATTTGAGTACAGCGGTAGATTTGTTTTCAAACTTATGTCAGAAGATATGTCTGATACATATATTGATTATGAAGGTTATGAAATACAGATTTACAATACAGCGGAAAACATTCAAAATAACGTTTGGATTGATGATCATGGATTAATCTTTCCTCTGAAAAGCAAATTTGTATTTACAGGTAATGCCTCTTCTTTTAAATCTGTAACTGAAGATTTTGCGCAACTTCCTGAAAATATTCATTCAACTGAAGATGTACCATCTGTTGTTCCAACAGCTGCAGGTCAAACTTATACTGAAGAGGAACAATGGTATATAAAAGCGGCGATTCTTGAAGGTAAAATTTTACCTAAAGCTGCTACAACCCCAGGTGGCAATCAAGCTGACAGCATTTATATGAAAATCAGACTTTATAGTGGTGCAGCTACTTTCACCAGCTATGAAGTACCCGTGGCTTTAAGGGCAGATCCCGAAGTGCCCGAATATGCATGGAAGTTTACTTCAGCTGTTCCTAATCCTGAAATGGAAGAAACATATGTTATAGGAGGATACAGATATACCGGTATGCCTGAAGATATGTAA
- a CDS encoding BT_2262 family domain-containing protein has protein sequence MKKFKYSLILISALIFFSCEKETEGISRVTYYVDLTLKGNPVEFTQLGGSYDEPGWTAIQEGEDVSGDVKVSGSVDTNKAGLYNITYSAVNVDGFAKNVTRKVVVYDPTPSPLESGLYKVSKSSSRTSFGSGPGSAGSSEFSSEPTILIYQVSPGKFYTSDFIGGYYEVGRGYGATYAMTGNFLLNDDLTITLVDSRIAGWGDGLDDVVNGSYSPETKTLTYTAQYALSYDFNIIATKQ, from the coding sequence ATGAAAAAATTTAAATATAGTTTGATTTTAATTTCCGCTTTAATCTTTTTCTCATGCGAAAAAGAAACAGAGGGAATATCCAGAGTCACCTATTATGTGGATCTCACTTTAAAAGGAAACCCTGTAGAATTTACTCAACTTGGAGGATCATATGATGAGCCGGGTTGGACTGCAATTCAAGAAGGTGAAGATGTATCAGGTGATGTGAAAGTATCCGGAAGTGTTGATACTAATAAAGCAGGGTTGTATAATATAACATATAGCGCTGTAAATGTAGATGGTTTTGCAAAAAATGTAACACGTAAGGTTGTTGTTTACGACCCAACACCATCTCCACTAGAATCCGGATTGTATAAAGTATCTAAGTCAAGCAGCCGTACATCATTTGGTTCAGGACCAGGATCAGCAGGTTCAAGCGAGTTTTCTTCTGAACCCACTATCCTGATTTATCAGGTATCACCTGGTAAGTTTTATACTTCTGATTTTATTGGTGGTTATTATGAGGTGGGAAGAGGATATGGTGCCACATACGCCATGACAGGTAATTTTTTACTTAATGATGATCTTACCATTACACTGGTTGATAGTAGAATAGCCGGATGGGGGGATGGACTTGATGATGTTGTAAATGGCAGTTATTCTCCGGAAACAAAGACTCTTACCTACACAGCTCAGTATGCACTGTCATATGATTTTAATATAATTGCAACAAAACAATAA